TTCGGGCGTCGTCGGCGACGTCATTTCGTTGCCGTCCGAATGCGCCTCGACGCTGGGCGAGGGATAGTCGCCAAGGTGGCTGTGGATGTCGATGATGCCGGGGGTCAGGAACTTGCCGGTCCCGTCATAGACCGCGATATCCGCCGGGATTGGCGTATCGGGACCGCCGACGGCCTCGACCTTCCCGTTCGCCAGCAGCACGGTGCCATTGTCGATCCGCCCGCCCTCGCCGTCGAAGATCGTGACGTTACGGACCGCCGTGACTTGCCCGGGATAAGCCTTGTAGGTCGACGGATACGGATCCTTGTTGAACTTCACCGGCTTCTCGGCGGGCTTATCGCCCGCCGAGGCCGTCTCTCCATTACTCGCCGCACAACCGACGAGCGCCAGCGACACCGCAGCCAGCAGGCTGCCCTTCACACCGCGGATCATCGATTACGCCCCCTTGGGTTCGGGATGAACGCCAGCCGCCTGCGGCTCGCCGAGTTCGCTCGTGCCCGCGACGTCGTCGCGGTCGCGCAGCGTGTCGAGGTGCATCCAGCGCTTCACGATGGGGCTGACCAGCAGCACCGCCACCGCTGCACCGATCGCGATCCAGCCGAACATCTCGTAGATCTCGAGCAGCTTGGCCTTGCTCATCTCGCCGCCATGGCCGCCGGTGGCTTCACCGATCTTGCCGGCGACGAAATTGCCGACCGCGGTCATATAGAACCACGCGCCCATGATGAGCGACGCGACGAAGGTCGGCGCGAGCCGGTTCATCGCCGAGAGGCCCACGGGGCTGAGGCACAACTCGCCGGTGGTGGCGAGGAGGTAATAGAGGAAAACGAAGATCACAGGGGTCATCGCCGCGATGCCAAAGGCCTGCGCGCCCCAGACGAGGACAAGGTTCGCAAGCCCCATCTGCGCCAGCGCCAGCCCGAATTTGGCGGGAGCCGACGGTTCCTTGCCGCGCTTGCCGAGCCGTTGCCACAGCGCGGCGAACAGCGGCGCGAGCAGGATGATGTAGATCGGGTTGATCGACTGGAAGATCGAAGCCGGCACCGCGCCGCGATCGACATAGCGGTCGGTGAACAGGTTCATCGATCCGCCCGCCTGTTCGAACAGGCCCCAGAACAGCGGATTCAGGGCGATCAGGAACAGGATCGCGAACATCCGGTCACGCGCATGGTCTTCGCGGTTCATCTTCTCGACCACCATCACGCCGAGGAGAAGGAGGAAGCCGAACAGCGCGACCCACGCCGCGGGCGCAAGCCCGAACGCGACAGGTCCGCTGGCGATGCTGAGGCCGAGGATGAGCGCTAGCGGCAGGAACAGCATCAGCGCGAGGCCCGCGAGCGCGACGTTGACGCGGCTCCGCGGACCGGCGCCGATCGATCCGTACGGCAGCTGGAACGTCGCCACGAGGACAACGTAGCCAAGCAGGAGAATGCCCGAGACGAGCAGCAGGTTCTGGATGACGTCCTGATACTGGACCAGCGCCCAGATCACCGCAACTGCGGCCAAACCGACGGCGTAGAGCGTCCACTCGCTCGACCGCGACAGCGGTGCAGGCGCCTCGCCCGCGCCCTTGAGCGCGCTCTTGCCGAGAACGAAGACGACAAGGCCGGCGAGCATGCCGATGCCGGCGAGCCCGAAGCCATAGCCCCAGCCGATCCGCTGGCCGAGATAACCGACAAGGATCGTGCCGAGCGCGGCACCGACGTTGATGCCCATATAGAAGATCGTATAGGCGCCATCGCGGCGAATGTCGGTGAGCCGGTACAGCTGGCCGACCATCACCGAGATATTCGCCTTGAGGAAGCCCGAGCCGACGATGATGAAGGCGAGCGCGGCCCAGAAGACGTTGATCGTCGGATCATTCTGCCCGCCGACACCCTCAACCGCCATCAGGCTGTGGCCGGCCGCCAGCAGCAGGCCGCCGAACAGCACCGCCTTGCGCTGGCCGAGGTAGCGGTCGGCGAGATAGCCGCCGAGCACCGGGGTGATGTAGACGAGGCTGGTGTAGGCACCGTAGATCAGGTTCGACTTGCTGTCGGAGAACAGCCAGTGCTGGGTCAGGTAGAAAATCAGGATCGCACGCATGCCGTAATAGGAGAAACGCTCCCACATTTCGGCGAAGAAGAGCATGTAGAGGCCCTTGGGGTGTCCGGCGAATTCGGGTTTCTTGCCGCCGGCGATCAGCGCACCGATGCTGAGGAAGACGCCGAGGACCAGAAGTGCGATTACCGCAATCCAGTCCCCCTCGTCCCACGAGCCCATATTTTTCATTATGTTGCGTCCCTTTTAGGATTGTCTGGCGCGGCCTCCCGCCGCGCGAATGCGGCAACCTAGCGCGAAAATTGCGTATTGGAAGAATCTAATTGCGCATGAAACCGTCTCGATCGGGCCAAAAATTACTGCGAATCATTCGCAACACTTGCGCAAAGTGACGCGAAAGGCCACATGGCGCACCATGTTCAACGACACCTCCTCGCTCCTCGCCCATCTCGCCACGCGCCGTTCGGGCAAGGCGCGCGACATAATCGCCCCCGGCCCCGACGCCGCACAGCTTCGCGATATCATCGCGCTGGCGCTGCGCACCCCCGACCATGGCAAGCTGGCACCCTGGCGCATCGTCACCGTCGCCGACGATCAGCGCACAGCCTTCGCGGCGCTGCTCAAAAAGGCATGGATCGTGGAGAATCCGGGCGCCGCGGGCATGGACCTGTCGGCGCTCGACCAGTTCGCGCATCAGGCGCCAAGCTTGCTCGTGCTCGTCTCGACACCGGTGCCCGGCGCCAAGGTTCCGGTCTGGGAACAACAGATGTCGGCGGGCGCCGTTGGCATGAACCTGCTCCACGCCGCGCACGCGCACGGTTTTGTCGGCAGCTGGCTGACCGGCTGGGCGGCCTACAGCGCCGAGGTTGCCGCCGCGTTCGGCGCCGGCGAGGCCGACAAAATTGTCGGCTATTTCTTCCTGGGAACGCCCGCCCGCGAGCTCGACGAACGGCCCCGCCCCGAATATAATGACATCGTTCGGGCTTGGGAAATTTAGTTTCAGTTTCCGAACCTAATTTGTAATTAGTGGCATTTGACTGTGCTGCTGTCTTATGGCATTAAGGCGGCATGCTCGATCAGTCCAAACCCGTGTACCAGCGTCTGCGCGATGTCATCGCCAACGCCATCCTCGACGGCCAGTTTCGCGATGGCGACATGTTGCCGTCGGTCCGATCGCTCGCCGCCGAAGAAGGCGCCAACCCGCTGACGGTGGCGAAAGCGTATCAGACCTTTCAGGACGAAGGACTGGTCACGGTGAAACGCGGCGTCGGCATGTTCGTCGCCGAAGGCGCGACCGAGCGCCTCCGCAACCTGATGCGCGCCGATTTCCTCGCCAATGTATGGCCGCCGGTCGCGCAGCAGATGCGCCGCATCGGCCTCGACGCGCGCACGCTTCTCGATTTGACCGAAGCCTGATCGCAAGATTCGGGCGCCCGTCGAACCCTTAGATTAAATCGCGGGACAAAGGACGTGGCCCTGAACCTTGATAAACGGGCAATCAGGCGCATCATCATCTGTGGTGTATTTTTCGCACTGCTCGCTGCCTTATACGGCCCGCTGACAATAAAATATGAGACCGGCCCGACGGCAATTTTTAAGTTTCGGGCAGGGAGCCCGGAAGATTTAAGCAGATGCCCGCCAAAAACCGAAAAGGACTGGTACAAGGCCGAATTTGAAGCTGAGGGCTATCATTACGAATTCGTAAGCCCTCTCGGTCTCATCTGCGGAAAGGATGCATCCGGGCGATATATGAGAGTCTATGTGAGTGAAGGTGCCCATGCCACCCATCGTCTCGAATTAGGCAGCACGAAGAACTTCATCGAACAGCCCCCCACATTTCAGGCTTTGACCAGATAAGCACAGATTCCTTTCGGTAAATTGGGCCTCGGCACACGGGAAGCTCACATGTTTACGCGCTCTTGCCCCTGACCGGATACGCCTTGCCCTTTGACGACGCTTGGCTAACCCAAGATCGCTCTTCCCCGACGTTATTAACGCCCGATCTGCGCCGCCTTGTCGCGCAGGTCCGCCGCCGCTTGGCTTTTGCCGCGCCGTTCGAGCAGATCGGCGTAAAATTCCATGATCCCGGCATTCAGCGGCTGCAACCGATAGGCGCGGTCGATCAGCGGCAGCGCGCGCGCGTCGTCGCCCTTTGCCGCCCACGCGCGCGCCAGTTCGCGTAGGACCACGGCGTCGCGGTTTCCGATCCGGCGGCGTACGCGTTCGAAATGCGCGATCGCCTGATCCCAATGCTCGATGTCCATCGCCAGATGCCCGGACAATCGGCCGGCGGCGATGCTCGACGGCTGGCTGCGCTGCAGCGCGAGGATCGCGGCGCCCGAACCCGCGGCATCCCCCGCGCGGAACAGCGCATTGGCGAGCCGCAATGTCGTGCGCTCGCTCGCATCGAGATCGCGCGCGGCGCGATACGCCTGCACCGCAAGATCGGTTCGCCCGGCCGCCAGCGCCGCATCGCCCAGCAGGATATGCGCGTCGGCAACGCCGCGGTTCGCATCGCGGAGCCGCGTGGCGCGCGCGATCGCTCGCGCGCCATTGCCGCTCGACAGATCTGCCGAAATAGCGGGAATCGCATAGGCGGGATTGAGCGGCTCGGCGTCGGCCGCCATCGTCAGCAGGCCATAGTCATTGTCGGCGGCAAAGGGCACCGCTTCACCGGGCGCCAGCGCCGCCGCGCGTCCGAGATAGTCGGTCGATTCGATCGGCCTACCGAGTTCCGCCGCCGCGCGCGACGCGAGCAGAAGCGACCAGCTGTCGG
This window of the Sphingopyxis sp. CCNWLW2 genome carries:
- a CDS encoding peptide MFS transporter — translated: MKNMGSWDEGDWIAVIALLVLGVFLSIGALIAGGKKPEFAGHPKGLYMLFFAEMWERFSYYGMRAILIFYLTQHWLFSDSKSNLIYGAYTSLVYITPVLGGYLADRYLGQRKAVLFGGLLLAAGHSLMAVEGVGGQNDPTINVFWAALAFIIVGSGFLKANISVMVGQLYRLTDIRRDGAYTIFYMGINVGAALGTILVGYLGQRIGWGYGFGLAGIGMLAGLVVFVLGKSALKGAGEAPAPLSRSSEWTLYAVGLAAVAVIWALVQYQDVIQNLLLVSGILLLGYVVLVATFQLPYGSIGAGPRSRVNVALAGLALMLFLPLALILGLSIASGPVAFGLAPAAWVALFGFLLLLGVMVVEKMNREDHARDRMFAILFLIALNPLFWGLFEQAGGSMNLFTDRYVDRGAVPASIFQSINPIYIILLAPLFAALWQRLGKRGKEPSAPAKFGLALAQMGLANLVLVWGAQAFGIAAMTPVIFVFLYYLLATTGELCLSPVGLSAMNRLAPTFVASLIMGAWFYMTAVGNFVAGKIGEATGGHGGEMSKAKLLEIYEMFGWIAIGAAVAVLLVSPIVKRWMHLDTLRDRDDVAGTSELGEPQAAGVHPEPKGA
- a CDS encoding GntR family transcriptional regulator, translating into MLDQSKPVYQRLRDVIANAILDGQFRDGDMLPSVRSLAAEEGANPLTVAKAYQTFQDEGLVTVKRGVGMFVAEGATERLRNLMRADFLANVWPPVAQQMRRIGLDARTLLDLTEA
- a CDS encoding nitroreductase family protein — encoded protein: MFNDTSSLLAHLATRRSGKARDIIAPGPDAAQLRDIIALALRTPDHGKLAPWRIVTVADDQRTAFAALLKKAWIVENPGAAGMDLSALDQFAHQAPSLLVLVSTPVPGAKVPVWEQQMSAGAVGMNLLHAAHAHGFVGSWLTGWAAYSAEVAAAFGAGEADKIVGYFFLGTPARELDERPRPEYNDIVRAWEI